The sequence AATAAGTATCTTTTTGTGAGCTTTTATCTTTAAAAGATCCTGAGCATCAGTGTTAACAGCAATTATTTTGGCACCTTGAATTCCAACTTCCATCATTCTATTAACGGTGTTACAGCCCGCACCACCGACACCGATGACATATATCTTTGCCTGCACTTGTTCTAGTATTTTCTTAAGCTCCTCATCAATGTCAGAAGATGGGGCTTGTACTTCAACTGAAGCATTTGTCTCGGCGGAGGTTCTTTCTATCGCGTTTTCAATTAGTTTCAACATCTTTTCACCCTCCCATATCGATAACAGTTCTAAATGTTTTTTCACATTCTCTACATATATAAACCTTAGCCAAATTAGTTCAGCCGATATTTAAATGTGTACTTTTAAAGCTTTAAGCATTTCGCTTCTTTTGTTAGTCTTTGATAAATTCCAAGCCTAGCTCTTCAGCTAAATTCCTTGCAATTTGCTTGGTTTCCCCTTTACTGCCCTTCCAATCAACGTAAATTGCATCAACGTTCCCTGATGTTCTTTCTATGGCTTTAACAAGCATTTCCCTCGATAAGGGATGTGCGTACTTTGCGGCTATATGGGAAAAAGCAATATCCGAAGTCAATGCTTTTTTTGTTTGTTTGGGAGCGTAATGGCCCCCACCAATCCCAATTGCAGTTTTGAATTTGCTTTTTTGATAATTTTCCAACACGTATAAAATCGTCTCTGCAACTATCTCTCCCGCTTCCTCGTTTTTCCATTCCTCTTCGCTGGAGCCAATCTCTATAAAAAGAGAAGGCACTTCAAGCTCACTCGGACCGTGATGTGTTGCCTCGTAGCATACAGTCCAACCCAGAGTATTTAATTCATGCAACTTTAGAAGTGCAAGCTTCATTGCCCTGGGTTCTGCAATAGCTAAGCTTTCATCTTTTCCTCCGTACATAGCCTTTCCCCAGTTTCCAGTTACATGGGTCGTTAAAGCTGGGAGCTTTTGCTGACTTGAATGCCTAGATGCGAAGATTATTATCTCCGGGGTTACGTTAAGCTGCTTTGTTATCGCTCTGTCTAGATTATCATAGTATATCATTTCCCTATTTGTTGTCAGGAGGAGAGCATCTCCCCAACGATAAACCCGATTCTTATCGAATTCCTGCTCTGTCTCTTTGAATCCAAAATGTTCAATCAACTTATGCTTAATGTTCATGGACGCTAAATCAACACTGGTTGTCATTATAACCTTCATCCTTATCCCCTATGAGGCATTGAGTTTTGGCATAAAAACCTTAACGTTCTAGCATCAAAATCATTCAGCTCTACATATGACATAGAAAAAGATGTAGATTCTTTCAAAGATAATCTCTCTCAAATGTGTTGCCTTGATTTAAATAAACATATTTCCAGA comes from Thermococcus litoralis DSM 5473 and encodes:
- a CDS encoding D-aminoacyl-tRNA deacylase; the protein is MKVIMTTSVDLASMNIKHKLIEHFGFKETEQEFDKNRVYRWGDALLLTTNREMIYYDNLDRAITKQLNVTPEIIIFASRHSSQQKLPALTTHVTGNWGKAMYGGKDESLAIAEPRAMKLALLKLHELNTLGWTVCYEATHHGPSELEVPSLFIEIGSSEEEWKNEEAGEIVAETILYVLENYQKSKFKTAIGIGGGHYAPKQTKKALTSDIAFSHIAAKYAHPLSREMLVKAIERTSGNVDAIYVDWKGSKGETKQIARNLAEELGLEFIKD